A single region of the Anguilla rostrata isolate EN2019 chromosome 11, ASM1855537v3, whole genome shotgun sequence genome encodes:
- the ppil1 gene encoding peptidyl-prolyl cis-trans isomerase-like 1 isoform X1 translates to MSGIPPDSWQPPTVSLETTMGRVTVELYWKHAPKTCKNFAELARRGYYNNTKFHRIIKDFMVQGGDPTGTGRGGASIYGKQFEDEINPELKFTGAGIVAMANAGPNTNGSQFFLALAPTQWLDGKHTIFGRVCQGMAVLSRIGMVETNAQDRPEEDIKIIRTYLPN, encoded by the exons ATGTCTGGAATTCCACCTGATTCGTGGCAGCCACCCACTGTGTCACTTGAAACGAC AATGGGGAGGGTTACTGTGGAGTTGTATTGGAAACATGCTCCAAAAACCTGTAAGAACTTTGCTGAGCTGGCAAGAAGGGGTTATTACAACAATACCAAGTTCCACCGTATCATCAAAGACTTCATGGTCCAGGGAGGTGACCCCACTGGCACAG GCCGGGGTGGCGCTTCCATTTATGGAAAACAGtttgaagatgaaatcaatCCAGAATTGAAATTCACAG GGGCAGGGATCGTTGCCATGGCAAACGCAGGCCCAAACACCAACGGAAGCCAGTTTTTCCTGGCGCTGGCGCCCACACAGTGGCTGGACGGGAAACACACCATCTTCGGCAGGGTTTGCCAGGGAATGGCTGTGCTCAGTCGCATTggcatggtggagacaaacgcTCAAGACCGGCCAGAAGAGGACATCAAAATTATAAGAACGTACTTACCCAATTGA
- the ppil1 gene encoding peptidyl-prolyl cis-trans isomerase-like 1 isoform X2 — MGRVTVELYWKHAPKTCKNFAELARRGYYNNTKFHRIIKDFMVQGGDPTGTGRGGASIYGKQFEDEINPELKFTGAGIVAMANAGPNTNGSQFFLALAPTQWLDGKHTIFGRVCQGMAVLSRIGMVETNAQDRPEEDIKIIRTYLPN; from the exons ATGGGGAGGGTTACTGTGGAGTTGTATTGGAAACATGCTCCAAAAACCTGTAAGAACTTTGCTGAGCTGGCAAGAAGGGGTTATTACAACAATACCAAGTTCCACCGTATCATCAAAGACTTCATGGTCCAGGGAGGTGACCCCACTGGCACAG GCCGGGGTGGCGCTTCCATTTATGGAAAACAGtttgaagatgaaatcaatCCAGAATTGAAATTCACAG GGGCAGGGATCGTTGCCATGGCAAACGCAGGCCCAAACACCAACGGAAGCCAGTTTTTCCTGGCGCTGGCGCCCACACAGTGGCTGGACGGGAAACACACCATCTTCGGCAGGGTTTGCCAGGGAATGGCTGTGCTCAGTCGCATTggcatggtggagacaaacgcTCAAGACCGGCCAGAAGAGGACATCAAAATTATAAGAACGTACTTACCCAATTGA